From the genome of Variovorax sp. RA8, one region includes:
- a CDS encoding (2Fe-2S)-binding protein, protein MSHHTIALIVNGQRQEADVPARRLLSDFLRDDLHLTGTKRGCETGVCGACSVLIDGEVVKSCLSLAAHADGCAVTTVEGLAQDDRLHPLQEAFMRCGGLQCGYCTPGFLIASCALLAHNPAPSVHEVRHGLNGNLCRCTGYSQIVESVLDAAEKMHGN, encoded by the coding sequence ATGAGTCATCACACCATCGCCCTGATCGTCAACGGGCAGCGGCAGGAGGCGGACGTCCCCGCGCGCAGGCTGCTGTCCGACTTCCTGCGCGACGATCTTCACCTGACGGGCACCAAGCGCGGCTGCGAGACCGGCGTCTGCGGTGCCTGCTCGGTGCTGATCGACGGCGAGGTCGTGAAGTCCTGCCTGTCGCTGGCGGCGCACGCGGACGGCTGTGCCGTCACTACGGTGGAAGGGCTGGCGCAGGATGACCGGCTGCACCCTTTGCAGGAAGCCTTCATGCGCTGCGGTGGGCTCCAGTGCGGCTACTGCACGCCGGGCTTCCTGATCGCCTCGTGCGCGCTGCTGGCACACAACCCCGCACCATCGGTGCATGAGGTGCGCCACGGCCTCAACGGCAACCTGTGCCGCTGCACCGGCTACAGCCAGATTGTGGAGTCCGTTCTGGACGCCGCGGAGAAGATGCATGGAAATTGA
- a CDS encoding Bug family tripartite tricarboxylate transporter substrate binding protein: MKALRRQLTLGALALACGLAIAPATAQATYPAKPISIIVSYPPGSDTDSIARMLAERLAQRLNQPVIVDNKPGAGGTLGNSFVGRAAHDGYTLLFTPNPFTTAPMVLRLSPAASYDVLHGFEPIIQIATQPLVLVAHPGVGAKSVPEMVALARSGKTLSYASPGAGSPMHIAGEWLNRAAGVKITHVPYRGVAPSVNDVVAGHVDTAWVTLGVVSQYTSQGRLLPLAIGDASRSPLAPQVPTLAELGYKDVVVGAWNGFFAPKGTPMEVVRLLNGHLNEIIKSPEVVSKLATFGAQPVGGAPEVLAKTNATEYQVMGKLIKDLAITAD, encoded by the coding sequence ATGAAAGCCCTTCGACGACAGCTCACGCTCGGCGCCCTCGCGCTCGCCTGCGGCCTCGCCATCGCACCCGCCACCGCCCAAGCGACCTATCCCGCGAAGCCGATCTCCATCATCGTGTCCTACCCACCCGGCAGCGACACCGACTCGATCGCGCGCATGCTTGCCGAGCGCTTGGCGCAGCGCTTGAACCAGCCGGTGATCGTTGACAACAAGCCGGGCGCGGGCGGCACGCTGGGCAACTCGTTCGTCGGCCGCGCAGCGCACGACGGCTACACGCTGCTTTTCACGCCCAACCCTTTCACCACCGCGCCAATGGTGCTGCGCCTGTCGCCCGCCGCCAGCTATGACGTGCTGCACGGGTTCGAGCCGATCATCCAGATCGCGACCCAGCCCCTCGTGCTGGTGGCCCATCCGGGGGTCGGCGCGAAGTCGGTGCCGGAGATGGTCGCGCTGGCCCGCTCCGGCAAGACGCTCAGCTACGCCTCCCCGGGCGCCGGCTCGCCGATGCACATCGCGGGTGAATGGCTCAACCGCGCTGCCGGCGTGAAGATCACGCATGTGCCGTACCGTGGCGTCGCCCCATCGGTCAACGACGTCGTCGCCGGCCATGTCGACACGGCCTGGGTGACGCTCGGCGTCGTGAGCCAGTACACCAGCCAGGGCCGGCTCCTCCCCCTGGCCATCGGCGATGCCTCCCGCTCGCCGCTCGCGCCCCAGGTGCCTACGCTTGCCGAACTGGGCTACAAGGACGTCGTGGTCGGCGCCTGGAACGGGTTCTTTGCTCCCAAGGGCACGCCCATGGAGGTCGTGCGCCTGCTCAACGGCCATCTGAACGAGATCATCAAGTCGCCCGAGGTGGTGAGCAAACTGGCGACCTTCGGTGCCCAGCCGGTCGGCGGCGCACCCGAGGTGCTGGCCAAGACCAATGCCACCGAATATCAAGTGATGGGCAAGCTGATCAAGGACCTGGCCATCACGGCCGACTGA
- a CDS encoding helix-turn-helix domain-containing protein → MNQLRRDSFRSAGPAPGVKSITALRRGLDVFWSIQRSSAATLADLHRQTSLSKATLLRILRTLQEAGWIERNEIENRYVPAASPGESGLALEWRTRLSALATQPREQLQRVVPWPTDLAVLDGLAMLILDTNRPINGLAVNYRVLGFRPRLLLSSLGRCYLAFCPEAERRRLLGGLARSPYEVDRAALKAHGAADWPARYRAQGYASRDPSPTSLDSPERFGAISVPIQLGGVVVGCISCAWLPAVATEQEVVKRHLGDLKAAAQAVQNRLAAAKFPAVPPGR, encoded by the coding sequence ATGAACCAATTGCGACGCGACAGTTTCCGCAGCGCCGGGCCCGCGCCCGGCGTGAAGTCGATCACCGCACTTCGCCGCGGGCTCGATGTGTTCTGGTCCATCCAGCGCTCGTCCGCCGCCACGCTGGCGGACCTGCACCGCCAGACCTCGCTGTCCAAGGCCACGCTGCTGCGCATCCTGAGGACGTTGCAGGAGGCCGGGTGGATCGAGCGGAACGAGATCGAGAACCGCTATGTGCCAGCGGCCAGCCCCGGCGAATCGGGACTGGCCCTGGAATGGCGCACCCGACTTTCCGCGCTCGCGACGCAACCGCGAGAGCAGTTGCAGCGAGTCGTCCCCTGGCCGACCGACCTCGCAGTGCTGGACGGGCTCGCAATGTTGATCCTCGACACCAACCGGCCGATCAACGGGCTGGCGGTCAACTACCGCGTGCTCGGCTTTCGCCCGCGGCTGCTGCTGTCCTCGCTCGGGCGCTGCTACCTCGCGTTCTGCCCGGAAGCCGAACGGCGCAGGCTGCTGGGCGGGCTGGCGCGTTCGCCCTACGAGGTCGACCGTGCCGCCTTGAAGGCGCATGGTGCCGCCGACTGGCCCGCCCGCTACCGGGCGCAGGGATATGCATCGCGCGACCCGAGTCCGACGAGCCTGGATTCGCCGGAGCGATTCGGCGCCATCTCGGTGCCGATTCAGCTCGGTGGTGTGGTGGTCGGCTGCATCAGTTGCGCGTGGCTGCCGGCGGTCGCGACCGAGCAGGAGGTCGTGAAGCGCCATCTCGGCGATCTGAAGGCCGCCGCGC
- a CDS encoding FAD binding domain-containing protein, which yields MREFDFLQPRTVPEASRMLADLGDDCRVMAGGTALLLAMRQRMAAPSHVVSAMQIEGLRGISFDAREGLRIGALVKHAELARSDLVRRHYPMLAAMAAQVANPQVRNQGTLGGNLCYADPATDPPGCLMAHGAQLVLGSARGQRALPIEEFLVDYYVTALEPDELVMEIRVPAPPSDADGRYTRFLRTAAEHRPLASVSLMTRREGALCREARLVVGASVPVPRRLARAEEFLRGRTITEVVATEAADIVAADIDPISDIRGSANFRRDMVRVACRRTIAGLFGLTGENT from the coding sequence ATGCGTGAGTTCGACTTCCTGCAGCCGCGCACCGTGCCCGAGGCGAGCCGCATGCTCGCCGATCTGGGGGACGATTGCCGGGTGATGGCCGGCGGCACGGCCTTGCTGCTGGCCATGCGCCAGCGCATGGCGGCGCCGTCCCACGTGGTCTCGGCCATGCAGATCGAGGGGCTGCGCGGCATTTCCTTCGATGCGCGCGAGGGGCTGCGCATCGGCGCGCTGGTCAAGCATGCCGAGCTGGCACGCTCCGATCTCGTCCGGCGCCACTACCCGATGCTCGCGGCGATGGCCGCGCAGGTCGCCAACCCGCAGGTGCGCAACCAGGGCACGCTGGGCGGCAATCTCTGCTATGCCGACCCTGCCACCGACCCGCCCGGCTGCTTGATGGCACACGGCGCGCAGTTGGTCCTGGGCAGCGCGCGCGGCCAGCGGGCCCTCCCGATCGAGGAGTTCCTGGTGGACTACTACGTGACCGCGCTCGAGCCCGACGAGCTGGTGATGGAGATCCGCGTGCCGGCACCGCCCTCCGATGCCGACGGCCGCTACACGCGTTTCCTGCGTACGGCCGCGGAGCACAGGCCGCTCGCCAGTGTGTCGCTGATGACGCGGCGCGAGGGCGCGCTGTGTCGCGAGGCGAGGCTGGTCGTGGGCGCGTCGGTGCCCGTTCCGCGCCGGCTCGCCCGCGCCGAGGAGTTCCTCCGCGGCCGAACGATCACCGAGGTCGTGGCCACGGAGGCCGCCGACATCGTTGCCGCCGACATCGACCCCATCTCGGACATCCGCGGGAGCGCCAATTTCCGGCGCGACATGGTGAGGGTCGCCTGCCGCCGGACCATCGCCGGCCTGTTCGGCCTGACTGGAGAAAACACATGA
- a CDS encoding xanthine dehydrogenase family protein molybdopterin-binding subunit yields MSASTLGTSVPQVNARSKVTGRALYAGDIQLPGMLHGKVLRSPYPHARIVHIDATQALALPGVKAVVTGADGPPVPWGVHHKERLTLARDVVRFAGEEVAAVAATSEEIARDALDLIQVEYEELPALLTPDEALAPQAPPVHPGRAGNISHEIRFERGHVDAAFAQAHLVHEATYTTHAQYPGYMEPMASVAAVDADGRLQVWTSTQSAFLVRARLAAVLELPVSRVRVIQATTGGGFGGKIIEDANSLIAGVLALRTGSPVRLVNTRLEDFLACATSVPERITLRLGMDREGRIVAKDVRIVADCGAYSGLSAEVMHVSAMRSDNMHRNGNVRSHATLVYTHTPPHGAFRGFGGTQMLFALNSHIDAMARQLDLDPLEVHRLNAIERGETSVHGWKIGSTGLAECLAQCADAIGWSGRRSRNAAVQVAKRRGLGLAAAMHVSGNRTIGDWDGSTVMLKIDEDGRVVLHSSEADMGQGAMTMLSQVVAHELDIPLAHVHVVPPDTDSSPWCIGSLASRVTMAAGNAAIVAARAARDKLLEQAAAMLQAPVGELQCAGGTVHVRATPQRSLTLAELSRARLWRQGGEGIQVIGTWDARTEMFDKKTLMGNIAPAYSFAAQAVEVEVDTETGQVTLVDSFVSDDCGRALNPQAVHGQSNGAAAQAIGWTLYERLQLEDGRIANGNFADYTMATSDALPMLRSGIVESNDPHGPYGAKGASETAILPGPAAIANAVFDAVGVRITELPITPEKLLAALRRGGEPRHA; encoded by the coding sequence ATGAGTGCTTCCACGCTGGGCACCTCGGTGCCCCAGGTCAATGCGCGCTCCAAGGTCACGGGGCGCGCTCTGTACGCCGGCGACATCCAACTCCCCGGCATGCTGCACGGCAAGGTGCTGCGCAGCCCCTATCCGCATGCCCGCATCGTGCACATCGACGCGACGCAGGCACTCGCGCTGCCCGGCGTGAAGGCGGTCGTGACGGGCGCCGACGGGCCGCCGGTGCCCTGGGGCGTTCACCACAAGGAGCGGCTCACGCTGGCACGCGACGTGGTGCGCTTCGCCGGCGAGGAAGTGGCCGCCGTTGCCGCGACGAGCGAAGAAATCGCGCGCGACGCGCTGGACCTGATCCAGGTCGAGTACGAGGAACTGCCCGCCCTCCTCACGCCCGACGAGGCGCTGGCCCCGCAGGCGCCGCCGGTCCATCCCGGTCGCGCCGGCAACATCTCGCACGAGATCCGCTTCGAGCGCGGCCACGTGGATGCGGCCTTCGCGCAGGCCCACCTGGTGCATGAGGCGACATACACCACGCATGCGCAATACCCAGGCTACATGGAGCCGATGGCCTCCGTGGCGGCCGTCGACGCCGACGGCCGCCTGCAGGTGTGGACCTCGACGCAGTCCGCGTTCCTGGTGCGCGCCCGCCTGGCCGCGGTGCTCGAACTGCCGGTCTCCCGCGTGCGCGTCATCCAGGCGACCACCGGCGGCGGCTTCGGCGGGAAGATCATCGAGGACGCCAACAGCCTGATCGCCGGAGTGCTGGCGCTGCGCACCGGCAGTCCGGTACGGCTCGTCAACACGCGGCTGGAAGATTTCCTCGCCTGTGCAACCAGCGTGCCCGAGCGCATCACCCTCCGGCTCGGTATGGACCGCGAGGGCCGGATCGTTGCCAAGGACGTGCGCATCGTCGCCGACTGCGGCGCCTACAGCGGCTTGTCGGCGGAAGTCATGCATGTCAGCGCGATGCGCAGCGACAACATGCACCGCAACGGCAACGTGCGCTCGCACGCCACGCTGGTCTACACGCACACGCCGCCGCACGGCGCCTTTCGCGGCTTCGGCGGCACGCAGATGCTGTTCGCGCTGAACAGCCATATCGACGCCATGGCGCGCCAGCTGGACCTCGATCCGCTGGAGGTCCACAGGCTCAACGCGATCGAGCGCGGCGAGACCTCAGTGCATGGTTGGAAGATCGGCAGTACCGGGCTGGCCGAGTGCCTTGCGCAATGCGCCGACGCGATCGGCTGGAGCGGCAGGCGCAGCCGAAACGCTGCCGTGCAAGTCGCAAAGCGGCGCGGGCTGGGCCTGGCCGCGGCCATGCACGTGAGCGGCAACCGGACCATCGGCGACTGGGACGGCTCCACCGTCATGCTGAAGATCGACGAGGACGGCCGTGTCGTCCTTCACAGCAGCGAAGCGGACATGGGCCAGGGGGCCATGACGATGCTGTCGCAGGTCGTGGCGCACGAGCTCGACATCCCGCTCGCGCATGTCCACGTCGTCCCGCCCGACACCGACAGCTCGCCCTGGTGCATCGGCTCGCTCGCCTCGCGCGTCACCATGGCAGCAGGCAATGCGGCCATCGTGGCGGCGCGCGCCGCGCGCGACAAGCTGCTTGAGCAAGCCGCAGCAATGCTGCAGGCACCGGTCGGCGAGCTGCAATGCGCGGGGGGCACGGTGCATGTGCGCGCAACGCCGCAACGCAGCCTCACGCTGGCCGAGCTGTCGCGCGCGCGCCTCTGGCGCCAGGGCGGTGAAGGCATCCAGGTCATCGGCACCTGGGATGCCAGGACCGAGATGTTCGACAAGAAGACCCTCATGGGCAACATCGCGCCGGCCTACTCCTTCGCTGCGCAGGCGGTCGAGGTCGAAGTCGATACCGAGACGGGACAGGTCACCCTTGTCGACAGCTTCGTGTCCGACGACTGTGGAAGGGCCCTCAATCCGCAGGCAGTCCACGGGCAGAGCAACGGCGCTGCGGCACAGGCGATCGGCTGGACGCTGTACGAGCGCCTGCAACTGGAGGACGGCCGCATCGCCAATGGCAACTTCGCCGACTACACGATGGCCACGTCCGACGCGCTGCCCATGCTGCGCAGCGGCATCGTGGAATCGAACGACCCCCATGGCCCCTATGGCGCCAAGGGCGCGAGCGAAACGGCGATCCTGCCCGGCCCGGCTGCCATCGCCAACGCCGTCTTCGATGCGGTCGGCGTTCGCATCACGGAACTGCCGATCACACCCGAGAAGTTGCTGGCCGCGCTGCGCCGGGGCGGGGAGCCGCGCCATGCGTGA